The following is a genomic window from Rhizobium sp. 11515TR.
AAATGGTGTTTTGAGACATACGAACCCGTGTTTGCGGCGAGATATGCGCGCAAAGCCGCTTATCCCGTCGCCTCTCAGAGGATTTTTGACAGCAGTCTACCCTCTGACGGGCTCTCTCGATACTAAACCAATTGGTAGGGGCTCTGATCGAATATGTTGATCCAGCCCGGCTGTGCCCTCACTCGCCCGAGCCATCCGGCAATGGCAACAAACCGTTCCATCTCATATTTTCCCTGATGTGCCAGAGACACGTATGCAAAGACCGCCAAGTCGGCGACCGTGTATCTATCACCCACCAACCACTCACGGTTTGCCAGCCAACGCTCCAACTTTTCAAGACCGAGATAGCCGTCAGCGTGCAGTCGCTCGATCTGTTGCGACATTTTGTCGGCCAATCCACGAATATGGTAGACCCTGGCCATAGCAAGAAAGCGTTGGAGGTCTCCCTGTTCGAAAAACATCCAGCCTATGACCTGCGATCGGAGATACGGATCGTCGTAAAGGTATTGTGTCCCTTCGCTTAGGTAGAGAAGGATGGCAGCCGACTCGACTACACTCCGCCCGTCTTCGAGCTCAAGAACGGGGACGCGGCTGAAACGGCTCAGCTTATAGAAATTGTCGGTCTTCGTCTCACCCGCCTCCAGGTCGAGGGTGCGTCTTTCGAAGGGCAACTTTAGCTGGTTTAGCAGGATCCTTATCTTCCATGAGTTGCCTGAATAACGGCTGTCATAGAGTCTGAGCATCGCGTGCGTTCCCTCGCCTTTTCAATCTAGCGAGTCACACTCTAGCCCTTAACCTCGCGGTATGGCTATCAAATTTAGGCTTGCATTCGATCCATCCGCCTCAACCAGTGATGTATGACCTTATATATTCGGCCTCGTATTCTATGGCTCGGATGTGATGCCTGACAGCGTCGCCAATTGAGACTATGCCTGCCAGCCGGCCGTCGTGTTCCACCGGCAGATGGCGAGCTTTTTGTTTATTCATGACGTCCATCAGACCATTGATGCTAGTCGTTCGGCTGCAAGAGAAGACATTCTTCCACATGACTTCCGAGAGTTGCAGCTCCATGCAGGAAATCCCGCGCTGAACAATTGCGCCGACTACATCCCGCTCAGTAAATATGCCCTCGATCCGGTTCTCGCGGTCAACGATGATTACCGCACCAATATGGTTCGAGTGAAGCAAGCGACACGCGTCCTTCACGGTATCGGTGCCAGAAGCAGTTACAACATTGCACCCCTTCTCCATTAAAATGGCATGCACAGACATTTAGTCCTCTCCCCGTTCATGGTTACCTGAGATCAACTCGGCCGCGCCAACACCAGATGCGCCTCAACTTCAGACGCGAAGGCCAGAAGCCCGTTGTCTCGACCCCTCCTAGCGGCGATCTGCAATCCGACTGGCATCCCGTCTGCCTCGGCTCGAGATATCGGCAACGATAAGGCTGGCATGCCCGCAAGGTTGAATGGCGCGGTATAGAACATCAGCGCCTCTCGAACGCTGCCGTTCCACGAACCAATCGTAATCTGATCAGCTCCGACGGCTGGAGCCGTGCATGGACACGTTGGCAGGAGTAAGAAGTCAAGATCGGCCATCGCGTTATCGAGCTGATGAACGAACACTCGGCGAACTTGTTGACTGTCCGCATAGGTCCTGATCGTTGTCTCCTCAGCCATTGCAAGGCGGCTAGCGGTCTCGGGGCCGTACGATGCCTGGACATACTCTCTATCGTGCCGGCTGAAATGGACCATGCCACCTTCGGCAAGAACAATCCCAGCGAAAGCTTCAAATCCTCGCTTAAACGACGGCAGTTCTCCCACCTCGACCAAATCATAGTGAGGTTCGAGAACAGCATAAGCCTTCTCGAGCGAACGCTGGACGTCCGAAGAAATCGGAAGATCATTGGTTTTGCCCGCGACACCTATTCGATACCGCGAGGTTCGCGGCGCGATATCGTTCCTAATACCGAGGGCGGACACAACCATCTCCACATCACCGACGGATCTCCCCATCACCCCGACATGGTCCAGTGACGGCGCAAGAGGAAAGACACCCTCTATTGAGAGCAACCCGTAGGTCGGCTTGAAACCAACAACCCCGCAGAGGGCCGCGGGAATACGAACCGAGCCGCCGGTGTCGGTTCCAAGCCCCGCGCTGACAGTTCCATAGGCGATCGCCGCTGCCATACCGCCGCTCGAACCGCCCGGGATTTTACCGTGATCCCATGGGTTCAATGTATCGCCAAAGTAATCACTCGCTGTTGTCACGCCCCATGCGAATTCATGGGTGGTCGTCTTGCCGATAATAGCGGCCCCCCTCTTTCTTAGGATGCGGATAATCTCAGCGTCGGCGGACGGCATGTTCTCAGAGTAGGCCGGCGAGCCATACCGTGTTGCCAAACCGGCTGTATCAAAGAGATCCTTGACGGCAACAGGTATGCCTTCGAGTGCTCGTGCCTTCCGGTCCCGGTAGCGGTCGTCCGACACAGCTCCGGACAGCCGCGCCCCAAGGGCGTCAATTTCCGCGAATGCGCGGATTTCGGTGCGGCAGCTCTGAGCAGATGCAATTGCCGCCTCAACTACAGCAGTCGGTAGCAGTCGCCCGGCGGCGTAGTCTGATAGCAGTCCGGCTAGCGAGTGTGTCACGTCGGCTCCATTTCCTACCAGAGGCTCTCGAGGAGATCGGAAAGTTTGGTGCGCGCGTCTACACCGAGATCTGCGACCTCCCGGGGATAATTCTCGACTAGCAATTCGGCAACATTCGAAATCAAGCTTCTGTCGAAGCCGATCTCCCTCAGTTTTGAGGGCAAGCCGAGGAAAGTCACAATGCCGCTGATGTCACTTGAGAGAGCGGAAGCAGCTTCGCGTCCACGGGCGCGGACATTGAATATTCTGAGCTTGTCCCCGTAAAAGGACGCGCAGGCTTCGATGACCGGAGCCAGCGTGATGCAGGACGTGAGGCTGTGCGGTACCCCGAAGCTTCCGCCAAGAATGTGACCGATACGGTGGCTCAAGCCGTAAATTACGGACGCTGGAAAGAAATAACACTGCCAGGCAGCCAACTGAAGTTGAAGTAAGTCGTCAAGTGTGATTGATCCAGCATCGAGCGCGTGCTGCGTCTCGCCCTCTGAAGGCCACCGATTGAGAACGCCCAAGAAACGAGCCACACCGCTGGCCGCGAGAACCGCGTGCGGATGGTCTGCCTCCACTAACCGCATCCCCTCGACAGCATGATCGATTCCCTTGATAGCGGAAGAAAGTAGTAGTCGCCGCGGCGTACCTCGGATTAGTTCAGGGTCGATGATTACGACCCGAGGAGCTGTCTCCCTAACCGCGTAGCTCCGCTTGAACTTGATCTCCCCTTGCGTTTCGGTAACACCAAAATAATGCGAAAACTCTGAACCCGATAATGTGGTGGGAAGAGCAGCAATCGGAAGAATCTTGCCATGCCGAACTTGGTAGAAGTGCGACACGGCCTTTGCCGCGTCGAGTACCGAACCGCCGCCAAGAGCGATGATCGATTTCGCCCCCGTGCTTTCGCAAGCCCGCAAAGCGTTGTTGACGGCCGTCTCGGGAACGTGCGGCGGAAGCTCTAGAAACTCGCCCACGATGTCGGAGCCGATGGAGGCGATCACCTCATTAGCTAGCCCAGCCAACGGCTCCACCGTGAACAATATAGGCCTCTCGATGCCGTAATGACTAAGTTTCACAAGGGCATCGGCTAGGATATGGCGGCCCCAGACGACTCTTTCTTGCGGTAGATAATCAAGCTGCTGCATGTTTTGCTCCTGCAGTCCGGATTGTCGTTGTTTAAGGCAGGACCGGCACAGGTGCAGGGCGGTAGATGATATGACGTTCGATCTCGCGACGTTCGCTCTCCAGATGTTCCGGAAGGCATAGCTTCTGACCTAAGAGCGCGGCGTCTTCGTCTATCGTAAAGCGGTTCGGGGTGGACAGTGCACAAATATGGCCATCCGGATCACGGAAAAGGAACTGACGTGCGTATACCGTGTCCTGGATTTCCGACACGTCGATACCGACTTTCTTGAACCGCACATGTTGGTCGGCGAGAGCGGCATCGTTTTCTACTTCCAACGCAAAATGATGCGAAAGTCCGGTACCAAGCCGGCCGCTCTTATACCCGGGCAGACCGAAGAAGGTCAGCACGGAGCCGGGCGATAGGTCCTCGTCGCAGGCGTAATAGAAATGGGTTCCGCCTTTCTCGTCGAGATAATCGGTCTTCTTGATGAGCCTGAGTCCCACCTTTTCCACGAAGAAGTTCTCGGTTCTCTCCGCGTTGCTCGAAATAGATGTGATGTGATGAAAACCTCGAAGGGCGAAATCCGATGTGACTTCGGGGACCGGCCGTGGCCAAGTTTCCATGGCGATCTGTAATTCGTCGCGACCACCGATCAGATTTTCCTTCGGTTGCGGGCGAAACCCTGAGCCGAGGACCGCCTCGTCATGACCGAAGCCCGGCTCCGTCGTCGCAATTTCGATAATCGCGCCGTCGGGGTCGCGCAGGTAGATTGCATGGAAGTAATGCCGATTGTAGGGCCCGGTTACGTGGACGCCGTGATCGGAAAGGCGGCGCTTCCACTTCAAAAGTCCGTCCCTGTTCGGCACGTGCAGAGCAAGATGATGGTTCGTACCAGCACCCCAACGTCCCTTGGGATCTCCGACCCGAGGATTGGAGACGCCGTCACGTGTAGCATTCTCTTCGACGAAGCCTCCATCTGGCATCATATAGAAAATTGGATTCCATTCGATATACATGACGGTTTCGCCACGGTGTGGCTCATTTTCGAACGACTGGAAGCCAAAGGTGACAATCGGAAGACGGGCATCGTGGTGATGAACCGTCCGCTTGACGACCGGCAAGCCGAGAACCCTGTTATAGAAGTCCTCCGTCCGTTTGATGTTGGCCGCAACGAAAGTCTGGCTGTTGACGCCTCTGATGATCATCTGGTTCATGTTCCACCTTTGCTATTTTCGTTCGTGCTCGGCCTTGGCTGGCTCGATCGACTGCAACCGTATGGCCAGGTTCCTTCCACCTGAAGTCGGCACGAGAGAAACGGAGCGTCCAAAATCATGGACGTAAACATCGCGAGTGGTGTCAATCCGCCCCTACAAATCCTGCCTTGGGCCGCGATTCACCACAACGGTGTCGGCGAGGACCATGTTTGCGAAAGCGATCGTCCAATTTTTTGGACGCACATTCCGGCTTTTGACGGCTTTTTAGGAAGGTCGTGGTTCGCCATTTTCCAGGCACGGCTGTGGCATGAGCCAACAGCGATAACTGGAGGCAGATATGTCGAAACCAAAGGTGCTGATCGCATTTTATTCGCGGAACAGTTCTACCGAAATTCTAGCAAACGCGATCGCTCAGGGAGCGATCGAGGAGGGTGCGGAGGTACGTCTTCGTCGCGCGCGCGAATTTGTCGGTGACGACATCATGTCTCAGGTGCCGGGCTGGCGCGAGAACGCGCAGGCCATGAACCAGAAATACGAAGCTCCGAGCGAGGCGGACGCCGAATGGGCAGATGCGATCGTATTCGGGACACCTACGCGCTTTGGCTCTATTTCGTCCGAACTCAAGGCCTATATCGATGGCCTCGGCGGGCTCTGGTTCCAAGGCAAACTCAATGGCAAGGTCGGCTCTGTTTTCGGAGCTACCTCTTCCCTCCACGGTGGAAATGAGTCGACGCTGCTGTCCATCTATACGCCGATGGCACATCTCGGACTTATCATCGTTCCACTCGGCTACGCGGACCCCGCGATGTTCAAGGCCGGCACTCCCTACGGCGCAACGCACGTCTCCGCCCGCGACAGCCTGAAACCAAACGACGATCATTTGGCTGTGGCACGCTTCCAGGGTCGTCGGGTCACCTCGGTGGCGCGCGGGCTGCTCCATGCAAAAATACCTGGCGCTGCCGCCTGATATCGAGAGGACGGTGTGTCATCGGCACACCGTCCTCGACCGAGGCAGGCATGTCAAAATCCAGCTTCAGTCGGAAAAGATCCTTGCCCCTATGGATCGGCGGTTTTGCCGTTTCCATTCGGTGTTCGATGGTGAACTCGGAAAATCCCACAGCGTTCGCAATTTCTCGAAGACCGTTAGCCTTTCGGTGGGTGTTCGAACATTGGCAGCACCAACCCAATTGCTCTTGAAGAAGTCGGATGGCTGAAAGAGTTAACAACAGGATCGGTTCAGCGAAGCGCGCTATGGACAGCTTGGTTGTAGACATCGCTGATGCGTCGAGCGAAAGCATTGTTATCTATGACGCGGAAGGATGCATCGTTCATTGGAACGAGGCGTCCCATCTGCTTTATGGTGTCGTAAATTCGGAAGCAATCGGAAAGACCGCGGTTGAACTGTTCGGGGAGTCAATTGATGGGCCTGGGCTGGACCACTTAGTCTCAAAGCGCTCTTGGCAGGGTATCGTCCAACGACGTACGGCGGACGGGATACCGTTGCTCGTTGAAATCCGAGTGAGATATCATCGAGCCGAAACAAACGCCACGGATCTCTTCATCGAACTTGGTCGCCGGGCAGATCCGCGCATAGTCGAGGGGCATTCGGTCGGCATCCAAAGGGACTGGGTGGCAGTCTGGAGTATCGATGTATCGAGTGCGACCACGGCACTCCGGAAAATGGCCAGTGGCGGCGAAGGCGGACCAAACCATCTATCCGCTTCGGATCCCCGTTTCGTGGCTGACCATCTCAAAATTAAAGATCTGAACCTCACTGCCGCCAAACTGTTTGCAAACGAGGGCTCTCCTGCTGCAGTCATTGGTAAAAGCGCATACCGCTGCTGGCCAAAGAACCACAGGGATGCTCTATTGGATATGACACTCGCCATGCTGCTGATGGCAGAGGACGACATCCCAATTATTAGACGTATCGTCGGAGCCGACACGCTTACCGTATGGCGCGCCAGCACCGAGCATCCCTCACTCATTTCCGTCAGCGTGACTGGATCGTGGAGCGATCCCGAGACCTATTGGGAAATCGCGGCGAGCGAGCAGCGCTACCGAAATCTGATCGACAACATACCCCTTCCCGTGTGGCAGGTGGATGCTCGCGTCATGAGTGGCGTCATCGAAAATCTCAAGGCGTCCGGCATTGATAACATCGAGGATTACCTTTCGGAGCAACCCGACTTGGTGCGTTTTGCCAGCGAGGCAGTCGTCGTAACGGAGATCAACGAAAGTGCGATGCGCCTCTTCCGAGGAAACAGACGAGAAGACTTCCTACAAGACGTATCATATCTCTTCGCCGGTACACCGGCTGCCGCTTCTCGTGTGGTCATTGCCCACTTCGAAGGAGGACGGAACTACAGCGAGGAAATGAGAATTCTTACGTTCGATGGCGAGCTTCTCGACGTTCTGTTCTACGTTACGTTTCCTCAATATCCGGAGAAGTTGGATAAGACGTTGATAATGATGATCGACGTCACAGAACAGCGTCGGATCGAGCGGCAACTGAGGAAGATCGAAGCCGATTTTGCCCACGCCGCCCGCATTTCCGCTCTCGGTGAATTGGTGACGTCGATTGCGCACGAAGTGCGTCAGCCGCTTTCAGTTATCGTTACGGACGCCGATACGGGAATTCGCTTGCTTACTCGAGGTGAGCCAAACCTTCCCAAAGTAAGGTCGATCATGTCACGGATCATGGAGAACGCCCATAGGGCGAACGAAGTAATCCGACGAATAAAGGACATGGCGGTAAAATCCGACCCGGTTCGTGACCTTGTTGATATCAATGACATTGTGCGGGAAGCCGCCCTGTTCGTACGATCAGAGAGCCAGACGCATCACATTGCGCTTACGACCAAGCTCGCAGGCGGGCTTCCCCGGACGATGGGTGACCGTGTCCAGCTCCAGCAGGTTATCGTCAACCTTCTCATCAACGGTATTCAAGCAATAGCGGCCAACAATTCGCGCACCCGCGAAATCTCAATTGAGACGGCTCAGGCCGCCGGCAAGATAACGCTCGTAGTTAGGGACACCGGAGGTGGCGTGCAAGCCGATGACTTAGACAGAATTTTCGAGGGCTTCTTTTCGCGGAAGGCAGACGGGATGGGAATGGGCCTAGCGATTTGCCGATCGATCATTGGCGATCATGGCGGAACGATCTGGGCTGAAAATGCTGGGACCTGCGGCGCAGTCTTCCGCGTAACGTTGCCGATCGTTGACGGCTCGCAAGAAGTTGCAATTGAAACCGTTCCTCGTGGAATTGCAAAGAGATAGCAAACGTTGGTTTACTTGTTCGAGGAGGGATGAGTAGTAGAATGTACCATGATCTGATGCCATCAATCCCGCTTGGAGGACCTGACATGGCGGACACTGCCAAATCCATCGAGCCCCCATTTGTGCCGCGACAGGTCGTCCATATTGTGGAGGACGACGAACAGTTTCGTCTATCGCTCCTAGATCTCTTCCAATCGCTCGATATCGAGGCGAGAGCGTTCGAGGACGCCGCTTCGTTTTTTGAAGGGGCTTCGAAGGCCGATTCGGGATGTGTTCTTCTTGATGTCCGCCTCCCAGGGGTTGATGGCATCGAGTTTCAGGCGAAGCTGAGTGCTAACGGGTTCGATCTGCCGATAGTGTTTATGACCGCACATGGCGACGTGGCGACAAGTGTTACCGCGATGAAGGCCGGAGCCATAGACTTTCTTCAGAAGCCGCTCAGCACGACCGATCTTCTTAATGCAATTGAAGCAGCCTTTTCTTTGGATCGGGACCAACACCCGGAAAGATCCCAGCGCATAGAAATCCGATCCCGCGCTAACACCCTTACTCCTCGTGAGACCCAGATTTTCTGGCTGGTGGCCAGTGGCCTGATGAACAAGCAAATCGCGTTTGAACTCGGGATCAGCGAAATCATGGTCAAGCTTCATCGCGGCAGCGTGATGCGGAAGATGCGCGCGAAATCTTTAGCCGACCTGGTTCGGCAATATGAGCTTATCAGCTAGGTCTTAAGCCTCCCGACAACAATCAACGTCAGGCTCAATACGGCCAGCGACACAACAGAGGTTCAATGCGTCTCAAGCCCCCCACCACGGTCGCCATAGTTGATGATGATCACTTTTTGCTGGAGTCGCTCCACGACTTCTTCGAGGCTATAGGCATTCGCAGCAAGACATACTGTTCCGCGGACGAATTCCTCGCCTCTGGTGATGTGAGCAAAGTGCATTGTGTACTCGCCGATCTCAAAATGCCGGGCACTAGCGGCCTGCAACTTTTGGAGTTCCTGGTCAAGCAAGGGGGCCCGCCGGTATGCATCATGACCTCCTTTGCCGACGCCCGGACCAAAGCGGCTGCTATGAGCGGCGGCGCTGTAGGCTTTTTGGAAAAGCCAATCAACTCCGCTGAACTGCTCGCTTTCATCTCTACTAAGAGCCGGCATTGACGCTCACGTCGAGCGGAACTCGGACCTGCGTCCGTGTCGACTAGCGGCATCCGAATAGCCTCAGATGACGATCAACCGCACAAACCGACGTATAGTACATATCCTCGTCCGTAGCGCGTAATTTCCTGCTCATTGCAACAGGAGTACAAAATCGTGTTTGGAGAGCGGGGCTCGAGAAGCCTTATCAATCTGACGAAATCGCTCTGGAAAAGGGTTTCGACCAATCGCCCAATGAGCCAAAGGTCCGAGCCCACTACGATCCCAATCTATGTGGCGCAGGCATATTCGAGCGGGCTTCCCTTCAGCACCAGGAAAACCTTATTCGATCGCCCGTCCACGATCGAAAACGGCGAAAATCAAAGATCATGAGGATCTTGCATTTAATCTGCAGTCCCCGCGGCCATGCCTCCGCAAGCGCTCGTCTCTCACGTCAAATGATTGAGAAACTAGTCGCATCAAACAGCGAAATCGAGGTTACCGTTCGATGCCTGAACGACTCCAACATGCCGCATATCGACCGTGAATTTTCGATGTCATCGCGGACGCATTGCTGGATTGAGGAGCCAATGGGATCGCGACTGCTCTCCGACGAGCTCATCGAAGAAGTCGTCGAAAGCGAAGCCATTGTGATCGCCACTCCTACGCACAACATGACAGCACCGTCCGCCCTAAAGGCCTGGATCGACCACGTAGTGAGACCAAATAGGACCTTCCGTTACATTGATAACAGGATGGTCGGCCTACTCTCCGATCGCCCCGTATTCGTGAGTATATCGCAGAGCGTTGAAGCGGTCGGTGAGCCAGATTTCTTGCGTCCCTATCTCCGCGCGATCTTCGCCGCAATGGGGATAACTAGCCTCGAATTCCGGGGCTCGCTGGAAGCAACAGCTGATGCTGCAGCGTCACTACCTTTGACCTTGGGCCCGGCATGGACCGATGGAGCTAATGATGTTGAACCGAAGAAATGCTGATCCTAGCGCGGAAATGATCGAATGGCTTTCGCAGGGCGTTCGCGATGAAGCCTCATCCGAGAGAATTTTCGTACAGCTCTGCGAACGCCTGATGAAGGCGGGCATCGCACTTAGTCGAGCGACCGTGCACTTCAGGGTCCATCATCCTCAATGGTTAGGCACGCGCCTTATTTGGTATAGAGGATATAGTCAGGCGGAGGTACAAAATGTTGCATATGATGTCGAGGCAACAGACGTTTTTCTACGAAGTCCTTTCCATTTCGTCATAGCCACCGGCAAGGAGGTCAGGCAGAAAATCCAGGTATACGGCCCTCACAAGTATCCCGTATATGAGGAGCTTCGCGATCAAGGTCTGACCGATTATGCCGCTTGGCCATTCGACCACACGCAGGGTCGTCGCCACCTTTTAACTTTTGCCACAGACAGGCCGGAAGGTTTCGATGAAGCTGATATCGCCTTGATCCGCGGCACACTGCCACTCTTTTCCTTGGTTACCGAGATCCGGCTTAAAAACCAGCTGGCGAGGACACTGCTTCAAACTTATGTTGGACCACACGCTAGTGAACAGATCCTGGATGGTGCGACAACACGAGGCAGCGGTACCACGGTGAGCGCCGCGATCATGATCTGCGATTTGCGGAATTTCACTCTCCTTTCTGGCAGCCAGCACAGGGATCGGGTTATCGACATTCTGAATGAATACTTTGACTTAATGGCTGATCCGATAGAAAGACACGACGGGGAAATTCTCAAATTCATGGGCGACGGCCTGCTAGCTGTTTTCCCCCTCGACAAGCCAAACGCCTGTCAAAGACTTATCGGGGCGTTGACGGCCGCATACGAAGCATTGGCACGCCGCACTTCAGCGAAGTTTCCTGTCCAGTTCGGCACTGGCGTACATGTCGGAGAGGTAATGTATGGGAACATCGGTTCGCAGAGAAGGCTTGACTTTACTGTGATTGGCCCAGCCGTAAACCTAGCGTCAAGGCTCGAAGCCATGACAAAACAACTGAAGCGGCCTATTTTGATTTCTGCAGACTTTGTCGCGTCCGCCGGATGCGCGGCCCAGACAGATTGCCTTGGAATGCATAGTATTAAAGGCTTTGATGAGATGATCGAAGTCCATGCTCTCAACATCTAAAGGCCGCCTTTGGCCCGAATACTGATCCATAGTGTCGGAGGACGCTCGTCCGACACCGCAAGTTCGCCGTCTTTTCCAAAGAGAGTTGGATATAGCGTTGTGAAACTGGACCCGCCGCGTGCCCAAATCTATCTAGCTTCGGGCATGGGTTGAGATGAGCTGAGAGAGCAGTTCGCACTTTGCCCCGACCGAGCGTTCGCGGACGTTGGATATTCCAAGTAGGAGCCCCTGTCCGGGAGTATGCGACTGATACCAAGGGGAGAGTGGAAGGACGCCAAGTGAAGCGCGCTGTGCTTCCGCTGCAATAGCTACATCGTCGATTCTTCCAGGGAAGAACAAGCGAACCGACAGTGCGCCTTCAAACTCGCACCGAACCCCAGGATGGATTTCACGACGGAGGCTTTCGACTAACAAGGCTTTTCGCCGAGCATACAATGTCTTCATACGTCGGAGATGTCGATAAAAATGCCCTCCTGCCATGAAGTCCTGCACCGCTTGTTGAGCGACAATTGAGCCGGCGGGCGCAAGACATCCCACGAATGTGGCGAACACATCTATAAGCCTTGGAGGCACAACTAAGAAACCAAGTCGGAGGCCCGGGTTGAGCGTCTTGCTGAAACTGCCAATATGGAACACTCGCCCAAATTTGTCGTCGGCGGCCAAAGCGGGCGATGCCCTGCCCGTCAGTTGCAACTCACCCGCGTAGTCATCCTCTATTATCCAGGCGTCTGCCGCATTGGCCCAATCGAGGACTTCAGCGCGTCTGGCAGCCGAAAGAGACATTCCAAGCGGCGCTTGTTGGCTCGGCGTCAGGACGGCAAACCGTACATCGCGCTCCGAATTTGGAAGATTTACGCCTTCGTGATCAACAGGGGCAGAAATCGTTTCCACGCCGGCTTGTTGGAGCGCGTGTCGTGTACGAGGAAACCCTGGCTCCTCTACGAAAGCCTTGCTGCCTCGAAATCCCATGGCACCGAGCACGATGCCAAGCGCGCCAGCAAAACCTGATGTCATGAATACCTGACTGGGATGGCAGCTATACCCACGGGCCATGGAAAGATATCCGGCAATCTCACGCCGTAGCGAAAGGAGTCCTTGCGGATCTGGATAGATCTGTGGTCGCGCACTTTCCATCGCGATTGCTCTGCGCCAAGCACCATGCCACGCCTTGGTAGGAAATTGATCTTGAGCGGGAACTCCCATTTGAAAATATTGGGGCGCGTCCTCGAAATTGTAAAACAAACCGCGCGGAGC
Proteins encoded in this region:
- a CDS encoding response regulator transcription factor encodes the protein MRLKPPTTVAIVDDDHFLLESLHDFFEAIGIRSKTYCSADEFLASGDVSKVHCVLADLKMPGTSGLQLLEFLVKQGGPPVCIMTSFADARTKAAAMSGGAVGFLEKPINSAELLAFISTKSRH
- a CDS encoding FMN-dependent NADH-azoreductase; translated protein: MRILHLICSPRGHASASARLSRQMIEKLVASNSEIEVTVRCLNDSNMPHIDREFSMSSRTHCWIEEPMGSRLLSDELIEEVVESEAIVIATPTHNMTAPSALKAWIDHVVRPNRTFRYIDNRMVGLLSDRPVFVSISQSVEAVGEPDFLRPYLRAIFAAMGITSLEFRGSLEATADAAASLPLTLGPAWTDGANDVEPKKC
- a CDS encoding adenylate/guanylate cyclase domain-containing protein encodes the protein MLNRRNADPSAEMIEWLSQGVRDEASSERIFVQLCERLMKAGIALSRATVHFRVHHPQWLGTRLIWYRGYSQAEVQNVAYDVEATDVFLRSPFHFVIATGKEVRQKIQVYGPHKYPVYEELRDQGLTDYAAWPFDHTQGRRHLLTFATDRPEGFDEADIALIRGTLPLFSLVTEIRLKNQLARTLLQTYVGPHASEQILDGATTRGSGTTVSAAIMICDLRNFTLLSGSQHRDRVIDILNEYFDLMADPIERHDGEILKFMGDGLLAVFPLDKPNACQRLIGALTAAYEALARRTSAKFPVQFGTGVHVGEVMYGNIGSQRRLDFTVIGPAVNLASRLEAMTKQLKRPILISADFVASAGCAAQTDCLGMHSIKGFDEMIEVHALNI
- the pdxR gene encoding MocR-like pyridoxine biosynthesis transcription factor PdxR encodes the protein MTGSFLPPVNRERKVSITRQIFAGMRTAILNGALEKGSRISSWQDLSAQLGVSRGTVKRAYDLLKDEGLIVTKGRGGTWVSTTLPATPSASVPPVGAPRGLFYNFEDAPQYFQMGVPAQDQFPTKAWHGAWRRAIAMESARPQIYPDPQGLLSLRREIAGYLSMARGYSCHPSQVFMTSGFAGALGIVLGAMGFRGSKAFVEEPGFPRTRHALQQAGVETISAPVDHEGVNLPNSERDVRFAVLTPSQQAPLGMSLSAARRAEVLDWANAADAWIIEDDYAGELQLTGRASPALAADDKFGRVFHIGSFSKTLNPGLRLGFLVVPPRLIDVFATFVGCLAPAGSIVAQQAVQDFMAGGHFYRHLRRMKTLYARRKALLVESLRREIHPGVRCEFEGALSVRLFFPGRIDDVAIAAEAQRASLGVLPLSPWYQSHTPGQGLLLGISNVRERSVGAKCELLSQLISTHARS